In the genome of Scylla paramamosain isolate STU-SP2022 chromosome 2, ASM3559412v1, whole genome shotgun sequence, the window TGCCCGCCTCTGTTAGTTATAAGCAACAGGAGTATTTGTCaacttcttattattcattacctACTGAGGCTTGTTGGTAATTTTTAATGAAATCAGATGGGTAATTGATGGTCATGTCACATGTCTCAACCAACACAGAAAACTTCCTTCAAATGCTCCTTACCACTTTTACAATAAATTTTGTACTGCCACCAGTCTGCAAGGGGTGATCTCTTCCCCTTTAAGTTATAGCTTACTCACCATCACTACATTAATGGAACCATTTCTCACCCTGTAATGTTCAGTTTTGACAAAAAAACATGCACAAATAGCAAAATGTAATGCTGGTCAGCTACAGCAAAGTCCAGTCCAAGAAAAATACTGTCACCATTGGCCCAGTCTATGGGTGAGTTGCCAGATATGAAAAAATCAAATGATTTTCCCAAAGACTGTTGAGGATGACATTCTGAGAATAGGGAAAGATATTCAGCTCATCATCTTGAcaatttcattaatttatagCATAATGAagttttcaacttttttttttattttcatatttctgtGATCCGTACAGTATATGACATGAATGATGCTCGGTTGCATACACATATATTTGTTCTCTTCATGATGCTAATCATATAATATAAAGCTTTAAATGTTACAAATCACATACTGGTTGTCTACTATGTAAATCATCTATTGTAAAAGACTAGGTAAGGATTAAGAATTAGTACAATTGATTAAAGATGAAAAGGCTGTTTtgccctgaaaaaaaatatatttattacaGATTCAAGTGGAATTGGCTGCTAAGGCATGTCCAGTCTTTGCTGAGGTGCTGAGGAAATTGAAACCCTTTAGTATAGAAGAACTCTCAACACAGTTTATTATATTTGGAAGCCAGGAACCACTTCAGGTGATACTGGAAAACTCACCCCAGCTAAGAAGAGTACACCTGCGGAAGAATATCACGGAAGAAACTTTAAAAAGTGTGAGCCAAAACTGCCCTCTGATGGACACTTTTGTGATTGAAAAGCCTTTTGGCAGACTCCTTGTGTCGGTGGACTGTCtctacaagactttcttccgtGGAATGGACCGTAATGAGATCGATGCCGTGGCTCGCAGTGGTTTGTCATCCAAGCGTCAGGCATGTCTTTCCTTCCCCAGACTTAAGTTTGTTGACCTGGGAGAAGATAGTGATTGTCCCCTTGATATTGAGAAAGATTCCTTTTCTGAGTTCATTTATAACATCCTTTTATTCTACCCAGGTCTAGAAAGTGTGACATGCTACAGATCAAGACCTTTTGTGCCCAAGCCCTTCTCTAAGCTGCCTGCTTACTTCCATTCCCTTTTATATTCTTTACAGTACCTGGACCTAGAAGGACTCATGATCTGGGCAAATGATAAGGCTGTTGCAGGATCAGTAGCTCGCACACTATCTGTTTTCCCAAAGATTCAACACTTTACACTCTCTCATGACCCTGACACCTACCTAGATGTAATAAACTTCGCTAGAATGTGGATTCCAAGATTTAAGTGCAAAGCTCTTACCATCAAAACATATTTCACTTTGCCTCATGAAAGGACTGAAGATCATTCACTTTCACCCTACCAGGTGCTCTTAAATGACATAGGAGCCAATCTCACTGCACTCCAGTTTCACCTTCATGCTAACCTGTGTGTAGGAGAACTGTGCagtcttcttcctttatgtccATCTCTAGAGTTTCTTGGAATAATAATGTCTGCAGACCATTTTGAGGATGATGTTCCATCTGATATTCAAACTCTTCCTCTGCTGAAGTGCTTAACTGTTGAGGGTCCAagtatcctttctttctctcattatcaGCGCACCCTGTTCAACAGACTAATTCAACTGATGATTATGGCTGCCCCAGCCCTTAGTCAGTTAGAACTTGTTGTTCATCATCGACCTCTTATGTGGCTTATGGACATGGCTCAAAAGAAGATACTAGCTGGCTTGGAGGTCTTGTTTCTGAATCTGAATCCCTTTGGACCCAGCACTGTCAGTGTCTCATTTTATGTGCAACTTTTGGAGCTTCTTCCCAAACTGAAATTGTTCATGTTAGCACCAATCTGTAGCCAGCTTCTTTCAGACATAAAACAAATATACCACACTACAGATCTTCAGCTTGTAGCAAGAGAAACCGTTAACTCAAGTAAGCCATGGCACTGACCACCTCTGTGTCAGCAGAGGTGCCAACACTGCCATTGTGTGTCACCAAAGATCTCTAACCCTGACTCCTAACTTTTGTTGACTGAGAGAATTGGTAGTGATGTTTTTCCTATTTCAGGAACCAATCTGGACATGGATTTACACTCTTTTCCAGTTGTGAATGCTGATAATAGAGATGTTGCATCACTAGTCTGTTGTGCTAATTTTAGAACATTAAATGTAAAGTTATAAGGCCAATTCCAAGGTAACTGAATATCCCATGGTACAGTATTATTAGGCAGTGTCCTTGCACCTAGTTCAGCTGTTCAGTTTTTATGTTCAGATGAGGTAGACATtgaattgttttgtttgtat includes:
- the LOC135109532 gene encoding uncharacterized protein LOC135109532 isoform X1, producing MAAMVSPAHSPRRLERLAKETLVYLVIRHSIPASISTLTFPQDLEHCIPNNHPGMDKIIMATDNQFPDCLPQKKLLLEHIQAVREWWESNVVVMGRVGVWRCVLECLATELEYLDQYCLFPLFRLLLQLLFSIRVGRKLDGMTNSDQPSIQVELAAKACPVFAEVLRKLKPFSIEELSTQFIIFGSQEPLQVILENSPQLRRVHLRKNITEETLKSVSQNCPLMDTFVIEKPFGRLLVSVDCLYKTFFRGMDRNEIDAVARSGLSSKRQACLSFPRLKFVDLGEDSDCPLDIEKDSFSEFIYNILLFYPGLESVTCYRSRPFVPKPFSKLPAYFHSLLYSLQYLDLEGLMIWANDKAVAGSVARTLSVFPKIQHFTLSHDPDTYLDVINFARMWIPRFKCKALTIKTYFTLPHERTEDHSLSPYQVLLNDIGANLTALQFHLHANLCVGELCSLLPLCPSLEFLGIIMSADHFEDDVPSDIQTLPLLKCLTVEGPSILSFSHYQRTLFNRLIQLMIMAAPALSQLELVVHHRPLMWLMDMAQKKILAGLEVLFLNLNPFGPSTVSVSFYVQLLELLPKLKLFMLAPICSQLLSDIKQIYHTTDLQLVARETVNSSKPWH